Part of the Streptomyces sp. NBC_01353 genome, GCGATGGCCCGGAACGCGATCGACAGGGCGCTCTGCCCGCCGGCGGTGACCAGCACGTCCTCCGGCGCCACGCTGCCGCCGACGATGCGGGCGAAGACGGTGCGCAGCGCCATCAGGCCACCGGCCGGGGCGCGGTCCCAGGCGTCCGGACGGCGTGCCGCCCGCGCCAGCGCCGCGCTGAGGGCCCGGGTGGGCTGGAGCGAGCGGTGGATATAGCCGCCGTCCATGGTGATCGTCCCGGCCGGTGGCGGTCCGAGCGGGTCGGCGATCAAGTGGGTGTCTACGGCGCGGTCGGTGAGGGCGACCGTCTGCCAGGCCATGTCGGTGGCAGCGGCTCCGTCATGGAGCCGGGTGCGCTGCGCCACGTACGTCCCACTGCCCGGACGGGTCACGACCGCACCCTCAGCGGCCAATGCGGCGATGGCCCTTGCCACCGTCGCAGGGCCGACCCGGTACTCCTTGATCAGCTCCCTGCTGCTCGGCAGTCGGTCGCCGGGCGAAAGGCGGGAGAGCAGCGTACGAAGACTGTCGGCCAACTCACCAGAAGTGCTACCGTCATTCATGAGAGACAAGAATAGCGCTACTGGATCTGCCTCGGAAGCACTTCAGCTGGACGTCGCCGCCCTGCGGGCCGACACTCCCGGGTGCCGGCAGGTCATCCACTTCAACAACGCGGGCTGTGGCCTGCTGGCAGCCCCGGTCCTCGACGCGATGGTCGGCCATCTGAACTTCGAGGCCCGGATCGGTGGTTACGAGGCGTCGGCCGCCCGAGCCGCCGAAGTCCGCGAGTTCTACACAGAGATCGCCGCCCTCATCAACACCACGCCCGACAACATCGCGTTCGCGGGCAGCGCCACCCACGCCTACGCCAACGCCCTCTCGTCGATCCCGTTCGAGGCCGACGACGTCATCCTCACCACCCGCGACGACTTCGTCTCCAACCAGATCGCCTTCCTGTCCCTGCGCAAGCGATTCGGCGTACGAATCGTCCACGCGCCCGACACACCCGAGGGTGGGGTCGATGTGGAGGCGATGGCCGCGCTGATGCGGACCCACCGCCCGCGCCTGGTATCCGCCACCCATGTCCCCACCAACTCGGGTCTCGTCTCACCGGTTGCCGAAATCGGCCGCCACTGCCGCGAGTTGGACCTGCTCTACCTGGTCGACGCCTGCCAGTCGGTGGGCCAGTTCGTCATCGACGTGGAGGAGATCGGCTGCGACCTCCTCACCGCCACCTGCCGCAAATTCCTCCGTGGCCCGCGCGGCTCCGGATTCCTCTACGTCTCCGATCGCGTCCTGCGCGCGGGCTACGAACCGCTGTTCATCGACATGCACGGTGCCCGCTGGACCGAGCCGGGCGGCTACGAGCCCGTCGGGACGGCGGCCCGGTTCGAGGAGTGGGAGTTCCCGTACGCCACGGTGCTCGGCAGCGCCGCCGCGACGCGCTACGCCCGCAAGGTCGGCATCGAGGCCATCGAACAGCGCACACCGGCGCTCGCGGCCCGGCTGCGCGACCGGCTCGAACCCATACCCGGCGTGCGCGTGCTCGACCGCGGTCCGCGTCTTGCCGCGCTCGTCACCTTTGGCGTGGAAGGCTGGCAGCCCCAGCCGTTCAAGGCGGCCATGGACGCCCGTGGCGTCAACTCGGCGCTCAGCTTCCGTGAGTTCGCACAGATCGACTTCGGAGACAAGGGCGTCGAATGGTGCCTGCGCCTGTCGCCGCACTACTACAACACCGAGGAAGAGGTGGACCACGTCGCCGACGCGGTCGCGGACCTCGCCGGCCAGGGACGGCGATGACAGCCACGCAGACGCGCGCCACGGAGCCGGGCCCGGACAGCCCGGAGAGTCTGTGGCGCAACGGAGACTTTCTCAGATTCTGGCTCGGCGAAACGCTGTCGCTCCTCGGCGCCCAGGTCACGAACCTCGCCCTGCCGCTGACCGCGATCACCGCCTTCAACGCAAGCGATGAGCAGGTCGGTGTTCTGCGCTTCCTGCAACTCGTCCCGTACCTCGGACTCGCCTTGGTCTTCGGGGTATGGGTGGACCGCGCCCGGCGTCGGCGGATCATGCTCGGCGCCAACCTCGTCCGGATGATCCTGCTGGCCCTCGTGCCCGTCCTGTACTGGACGGACGCTCTCAGCATGGTCTCGCTGCTGGTGATCGCCTGTGCCGTCGGCGTCGCCTCGGTGCTCTTCGACGTGAGCTGGATGTCGTACGTACCCACCCTGGTGCGCGATCCCAAGCACTACGTCGAAGCCGGCGCCAAGATGGGGATCAGCTCATCGGCGGCCGATGTGGCGGGACCCGGGCTCGCCGGTGTCCTGATCGGCGCCCTGACCGCACCCGTGGCACTGATCGTGGACGCGTTCTCCTATCTGGTGTCCCTGGTCTCGCTGCTGCTCATCCGCACGCCCGAGCCCCGTCCCGAACCGCCGGCCGCACGACGGCACCTGCCGACCGAACTCCGGGACGGCCTGCGCTGGGTCCTGAGGAACCCGGTCCTACGGTCCCTTGCGCTCATCGGGTTCTGCTGCAACTTCTCCATGGTCACCGTGTGGACCATGTTCCTGCTGTACGGAGCACGGGACCTGCACCTGGACTCGACGATCCTCGGCGGTATCTTCGCCACCGCCTCCGTGGGCGGACTGATCGGCGCGGCGATCTCCCGGAAGGTCATCCGGCGCTTCCGGCTCGGTCTCGTCTACCTGGTCGCCCAGTCGGCCCTTCTCATCGGCCCGATGCTGATCGTCCTTGCCACCGGCCCCCGGCCGGTGATGGTGGGGATGTTCGTCCTCTCCTTCTTCACCACCTACCTCGGGCTCGGCGTCGCCGGCGTCATCATCGTCAGCCTGCGCCAGGCCAGCACCCCGCAGTCGATGATGGGCCGGATGACAGCTGTCTTCCGCACCCTGCTGTTCGGCGGCGGCGCACTCGGCGGCCTGTCCGCGGGTCTGCTGTCCGGCCGGATCGGTGCCCATGGCGCGTTGACCGTGGCGGCGATCGGATCCGCAGCCGTGCTGATCGCGCTCCTCCTGTCCCCCGTGAGCCGACTGCAGGACCTGCCATCGGTACCGGACGAACCCGTCACGGCGGCCGCGGGCGGGCAGGCCGCAGGCTGAGACGGAGCTACGCGAAGGGCCCCACCCGCAATCGGTGGGGCCCTTCGACATCGTGCCCGGTGAGGGCCTGGCGGCGGGTGCGGGACGCGAACTCGCCCCGGTCCTTACGCCACCCGTTCGGACAGCGGTCTGTTGCCCGACGCGCGTGCGGCCAGTGGGATGGCCGTGGGCCTGCCAACGGATGGCGCCTGGACGTGCCACCCCGTAGCAGGAGGGTCTGCCGATGCCTGGACTCAGGGCGAACTGGCGACGCCGCGGTGCCGTGTGTGCGGCGGGGGCGATGCTCCTGTCCACCGTCGCCGTGTCCGCCACGAGCGCGACCGAACCGAGTCGCGGAGGAGACCCCGTGGGCGACGGAGGCACCGTGCTGCGGTGGCAGCCGTGTCGAGGTGAAGCACAGCGGGGGTTCGAGTGCGCCACGACCAAGGTGCCGCTCGACTACAAGCGCCCGTGGTGGCGCACCATCGACCTGGCGGTGATCAGACACCGCGCCACTGCCCCCGGACAGCGGACCGGAGCCGGGGCCGCGTCACTGTTCTTCAACCCGGGTGGACCCGGCGGCGCCGGGACCGTGGGGCTGCCCGAGCTGTACGCGAAGTTCCCCGCCCAGCTGCGGGAACGGTTCGACATCATCAGCTGGGACCCGCGCGGCATCGGGCAGAGCACCCCCGTGCGGTGTTTCGACAGCGCGGAAGCGGCCAACGCATGGCACGCGGACGTCCCTCCGTTCCCCGTGGGCGCGGAGCAGCGCAGGCAGTTCATCACGGCGTACGCCGACCTCGGCCGGCGCTGCGAGCGGCGCGATCCGCAGTTGCTGCGGCACGTCTCCACCGCCGACGTCGCCCGGGACCTCGACCGGCTGCGCCACGCCGTGGGCGAGAAGCGCCTGCGCTACTGGGGCATCTCGTACGGCACCTTCCTGGGCGCGACGTACGCGAACCTGTTCCCTGACCGAGTCGGCCGCCTCCTGCTGGACGGGAACGTCGATCCACGAGCCTGGATGAACGGCGGTTCGAGGAAGGAGCCCGAGCTGGGCACCTTCCTGCGCCTGGAGTCGGATCTGGGCTCGGGCGACACCCTGGGACAGTTCCTCGAACTGTGCGGGCGCGCGCCGACCGGTCGCTGCGCCTTCTCCGCGGGAGACCCGGCGGCGACCCGCACCAAGTTCGCCGAACTGATGCGCCGACTCACGGCGCGGCCCGTGGGGTCCTGGACCTACGCGAGAGCCGTGAGCGAGGTCCGCGGTGGTCTGTACACGGTCCACCCGGGCTGGAACCAGACGGCGCAGACGCTGCAGACCCTGTGGCAGGGCCACGCTCCCCAGGAGCCGCCAACACCTCCGGGCCCCGCGCCGTACCCCGGCTTCGAACAGCCCCTCAGTGTCATGTGCGCGGAGAGCCCCAACCCCCGCGACCCGCAACGGTATGCGGCGCTCGACAGGCTGAGCACGGCACGGTCGGGGGATCTCGGGCACTGGTGGGCCTGGGCCAACGAGCCGTGTGCGACATGGCCGGCCGCGGCCGCCGCGAGCTACGTCGGTCCCTGGGACCGCCCCACCGCCCACCCCGTGCTGGTCGTCAACCCGACCTACGACCCCGCCACCCCGTACCAGGGAGGCCGGGCCATGGCCCGGGAACTGGCGCACGCCCGTCTGCTGACCCTCAACGGGTACGGTCACACCGCCCTGGACAACCCGAGCAGCTGCGTCAACGGACACGCAGTCTGCTACTTCCTCAGTGGTGCCCTCCCGCCCGCCGGCGCCACGTGCGAGCAGGACACGCCGCCCTTCGCCCCGACGCCGCCGCCCGCTGCCGGATAGGCGCGTCGCAGCGCCGCGACCCGCCCCCTGCTTCCGGGGGCCGCATGCTGATTGACCCGACAGAACCGACTTCCACGAACGCCACGCGGCCGAATGCGGCATCAACCGCATCAACCGCCACCGCGCCGTCGCCACGCGCCGCTCCGCAGCAGCCGGTCCGTTCGGCCGGGACGTCAGCCCAGGCGACCCTTGCACAGGACGTAGACGATGCCCCGCAGAGCGGCCCGGCTATCCGCCGGGCAGCCGTCCGGGGATGCAGGCGACGCCGCGGTGGACGAGGCCGCAGCAGCAGGGCAACACGCTCCCACCAGCCGAACGGACAAGATCATCCAGCACCCGCAGAACTCTGCCGCCAGTCAGCCCAACGCCAAGCCCCTGCACGGAACTCGTTCTGAAATGATCAGAACAACCGCGAGCGGCTGCAAGTTCCAGGCGGGCGGCGTTGACTCGCCCGACCGGACAAAGGCTTAGCCCAGAAGGCAGGTGATCGAGGCTGTCAACCGTGGGTACACATGGGAAGCCGTTGCTCCTCATGACCCATTGCAGCAGAGGAAGATTTCATGGCTTCATCCCCACAGCGCCATTCGGCGGACGTCATTGTTGTCGGCGCGGGACCTGCCGGCTGTACCGCCGCTCACTATTTGGCGCTGATAGGCCATGACGTCCTGCTGCTGGAGAAGTCCGCCTTCCCGCGGGACAAGATCTGCGGAGACGGCCTCACCCCGCGAGCCGTGAAGGAACTCGTTGACCTGGGCCTCAATATCGGCGGTGACGGTTGGATCAGAACGCGGGGCCTGCGGGTTCACGGCTCCGGCACGACTGTGGACATGCCCTGGCCGAGCGAAGGGCCTTTCCCTGACTTCGGGCTCGTACGCAGCCGCATGGATTTCGACCACCTTCTCGCAACAAAGGCCGTGGCGAGCGGCGCGCTCTTGCTGGAGGGGACCAAGGTCACCGAGCCCATCATCGACCCGACGACCGGCCGCGTCAGCGGGGTGATCGCTCAACAGGACGGCACCACCCGCACCTACCGAGCGCCGTTGGTGGTCGCCGCCGACGGTGCGTCGAGCCGCCTGGCCGTCGCGCTCGGCCTCGAGCAACGCAAGGACCGACCCATGGGTGTCGCCGTGCGCCGCTACTACACGGCGCCGCACCACGACGAGGACATGTTGGAGGCCTGGCTCGACCTCGAAACACGTGACTCCCGTAACCGAACGTACATGCCGTTCGGTTACGGGTGGGTCTTTCCTGTCGGCAACGGCGCCTTCAACGTGGGCCTGGGCACCTTCCACATCGGACTCAAACCCAAGGTCGACCACCGACAGCTCTTCAGAGAATGGACCGCGCGTCTGGCCCCCGTCGGGCACTTCGGCGAAGCCCACGCTCTCAGCCCGCTGCGCGGAGCGCCTCTTCCCGCCGGCCTCAACCGGCGTCCGCTCTACACACGGGGGCTGCTTCTGACCGGCGATGCCGGCGGAATGATCAATCCCCTCAGCGGCGAAGGCATCGACTACGCGATGGAGTCCGGACGCCTGGCAGCCGAAGCAGTCACCCGTGCGTTCGCGCAGCCCACCGCGCATGCACGCGAGGAGGCTCTGCTCACCTACCCCGAGATCATCCGCGACGCCTACGGCCGGTACTTCACCGTCGGACGCCTCGTCGTCCAGGCCCTTGGCCACCCGGCTGTCATGAAGCTCGTCGCGACCAAGGCCCTTCGCCGCCCCACTCTGCGACGCTTCATGTTCAAACTCTGGGTCAACCTTGCGGACCCGTACAGCAAGGACGCGCTCGATCGCGTCATCATCGCCCTCCAGCGCGCCGTTCCCGCGGCCTGACAAGAAGATTCGTGATCGCAAGCAGTGGCGCGGCCCCACAACCCACCGGGTGAGGCGGCGGGTCATGAGGGTGACGACGGCCCAGGTGACCAGGGTTTGGGAGGCCTGGACGAGCCGTACGTAGTCGCGCGCGTGCCGGCGGGCGCGCATCATCCAGGCCCATGTCCGTTCGACGACCCGGCGGCGGGGCAGCACGATGAGGCCGGAGGAGTCGTTCGGAGCGCTGACCGTGTCGATCGTGAGGTTGAGGCGCCTCTTCGCCCACGCTACGAGCTTGCCC contains:
- a CDS encoding MFS transporter, giving the protein MTATQTRATEPGPDSPESLWRNGDFLRFWLGETLSLLGAQVTNLALPLTAITAFNASDEQVGVLRFLQLVPYLGLALVFGVWVDRARRRRIMLGANLVRMILLALVPVLYWTDALSMVSLLVIACAVGVASVLFDVSWMSYVPTLVRDPKHYVEAGAKMGISSSAADVAGPGLAGVLIGALTAPVALIVDAFSYLVSLVSLLLIRTPEPRPEPPAARRHLPTELRDGLRWVLRNPVLRSLALIGFCCNFSMVTVWTMFLLYGARDLHLDSTILGGIFATASVGGLIGAAISRKVIRRFRLGLVYLVAQSALLIGPMLIVLATGPRPVMVGMFVLSFFTTYLGLGVAGVIIVSLRQASTPQSMMGRMTAVFRTLLFGGGALGGLSAGLLSGRIGAHGALTVAAIGSAAVLIALLLSPVSRLQDLPSVPDEPVTAAAGGQAAG
- a CDS encoding alpha/beta fold hydrolase — its product is MGDGGTVLRWQPCRGEAQRGFECATTKVPLDYKRPWWRTIDLAVIRHRATAPGQRTGAGAASLFFNPGGPGGAGTVGLPELYAKFPAQLRERFDIISWDPRGIGQSTPVRCFDSAEAANAWHADVPPFPVGAEQRRQFITAYADLGRRCERRDPQLLRHVSTADVARDLDRLRHAVGEKRLRYWGISYGTFLGATYANLFPDRVGRLLLDGNVDPRAWMNGGSRKEPELGTFLRLESDLGSGDTLGQFLELCGRAPTGRCAFSAGDPAATRTKFAELMRRLTARPVGSWTYARAVSEVRGGLYTVHPGWNQTAQTLQTLWQGHAPQEPPTPPGPAPYPGFEQPLSVMCAESPNPRDPQRYAALDRLSTARSGDLGHWWAWANEPCATWPAAAAASYVGPWDRPTAHPVLVVNPTYDPATPYQGGRAMARELAHARLLTLNGYGHTALDNPSSCVNGHAVCYFLSGALPPAGATCEQDTPPFAPTPPPAAG
- a CDS encoding geranylgeranyl reductase family protein is translated as MASSPQRHSADVIVVGAGPAGCTAAHYLALIGHDVLLLEKSAFPRDKICGDGLTPRAVKELVDLGLNIGGDGWIRTRGLRVHGSGTTVDMPWPSEGPFPDFGLVRSRMDFDHLLATKAVASGALLLEGTKVTEPIIDPTTGRVSGVIAQQDGTTRTYRAPLVVAADGASSRLAVALGLEQRKDRPMGVAVRRYYTAPHHDEDMLEAWLDLETRDSRNRTYMPFGYGWVFPVGNGAFNVGLGTFHIGLKPKVDHRQLFREWTARLAPVGHFGEAHALSPLRGAPLPAGLNRRPLYTRGLLLTGDAGGMINPLSGEGIDYAMESGRLAAEAVTRAFAQPTAHAREEALLTYPEIIRDAYGRYFTVGRLVVQALGHPAVMKLVATKALRRPTLRRFMFKLWVNLADPYSKDALDRVIIALQRAVPAA
- a CDS encoding aminotransferase class V-fold PLP-dependent enzyme — protein: MRDKNSATGSASEALQLDVAALRADTPGCRQVIHFNNAGCGLLAAPVLDAMVGHLNFEARIGGYEASAARAAEVREFYTEIAALINTTPDNIAFAGSATHAYANALSSIPFEADDVILTTRDDFVSNQIAFLSLRKRFGVRIVHAPDTPEGGVDVEAMAALMRTHRPRLVSATHVPTNSGLVSPVAEIGRHCRELDLLYLVDACQSVGQFVIDVEEIGCDLLTATCRKFLRGPRGSGFLYVSDRVLRAGYEPLFIDMHGARWTEPGGYEPVGTAARFEEWEFPYATVLGSAAATRYARKVGIEAIEQRTPALAARLRDRLEPIPGVRVLDRGPRLAALVTFGVEGWQPQPFKAAMDARGVNSALSFREFAQIDFGDKGVEWCLRLSPHYYNTEEEVDHVADAVADLAGQGRR